The proteins below are encoded in one region of Oryzias melastigma strain HK-1 linkage group LG9, ASM292280v2, whole genome shotgun sequence:
- the LOC112148002 gene encoding nuclear factor 7, ovary-like isoform X1, translated as MAERAALLEYLNCHVCSETFNDPVTLSCNHNFCWSCLQRFWEQTQNKNCPICKRKSFEEFPAVNFGLKELADSFAGRQKSESSETKTGEQKIMEVCRKHPGESKLFCKDEQRAFCPFCEFFQHQSHKVVPVEEAVRELKEELKSDLKSLQDKKMKYKEVEETYNQMIQHSKKQLLSTETQIRAEFNKLHQFLKEEEESRLAALREEEEQKRKTVSREMKRIQEQMSSLSESISAVEAELQKDKEAFLSSSKDTQSRARAQSSLSDPQLLSGALIDVAKHVGNLSFRVWEKMKEKVHFSPVLLDPNTACDVLYLSDDLTSVRVGETFQQLPDNPERNMKYFDVFGSEGFRSGKHSWEVEVGEHPYWFIGVVKESVNRKGECSASPKDGFWCLSHDNGKYTNGGQTVTVTKSLQKIRVQLDYDRGKVSFYNPEDMTHIYTHKDTFTEKLFPYFSVGKSGNAKTSKLQICPTD; from the coding sequence ATGGCTGAGAGAGCTGCTCTTCTGGAATACCTAAACTGTCACGTGTGTTCAGAGACTTTCAATGATCCTGTAACTCTGAGCTGCAACCACAACTTCTGTTGGAGCTGTCTGCAGAGGTTCTGGGAACAAACTCAGAACAAAAACTGTCccatctgtaaaagaaaatcatttgaaGAGTTTCCTGCTGTGAACTTTGGTCTGAAGGAACTTGCTGACTCGTTTGCTGGAAGACAGAAATCTGAATcatcagagacaaaaacaggagaGCAGAAGATCATGGAGGTCTGCAGGAAACATCCAGGAGAATCCAAACTGTTCTGTAAAGACGAGCAGAGAGCTTTTTGTCCTTTCTGTGAGTTTTTTCAGCACCAGAGTCACAAAGTGGTTCCTGTAGAAGAAGCAGTCAgagagctgaaggaggagctgaaatCTGACTTAAAGTCTCTGcaggacaagaagatgaaataCAAAGAAGTGGAGGAAACATACAATCAGATGATTCAACACTCCaagaagcagctgctgtccacagagacacagatcagagcagagttcaacaagctccaccagttcctgaaggaggaagaggagtccaGACTGGCAGCtctgagggaggaagaggagcagaagagGAAGACTGTGAGCAGAGAGATGAAGAGGATCCAGGAGCAGATGTCCTCTCTGTCAGAAAGTATCAGTGCTGttgaagcagagctgcagaaagacAAGGAGGCGTTCCTCAGCAGTTCTAAAGACACTCAGAGCAGAGCCAGGGCCCAGAGCTCGCTGTCAGACCCACAGCTGCTCTCAGGAGCTCTGATAGATGTGGCCAAACATGTGGGCAACCTGTCCTTCAGAGTCTgggagaagatgaaggagaaggTCCACTTCAGCCCCGTCCTCCTGGACCCAAACACTGCATGTGATGTTCTTTATCTGTCTGATGATCTGACCAGTGTGAGAGTAGGAGAAACTTTTCAGCAGCTTCCTGACAATCCAGAGagaaacatgaaatattttgatgtttttggttcTGAGGGTTTCAGATCAGGGAAACACAGctgggaggtggaggtgggagaACATCCTTACTGGTTCATTGGTGTGGTTAAAGAGTCTGTTAACAGGAAGGGAGAATGTTCTGCTTCACCAAAAGATGGATTCTGGTGTTTATCACATGATAATGGAAAATACACTAACGGTGGTCAGACTGTCACTGTGACCAAGAGTCTCCAGAAGATCAGAGTCCAGCTGGACTATGACAGGGGGAAGGTGTCCTTCTACAACCCTGAAGACATGACTCACATCTACACTCACAAAGACACTTTCACTGAGAAACTTTTCCCATATTTCAGTGTTGGAAAatctggaaatgcaaaaacctctaaactccaaatctgtCCGACTGATTGA
- the LOC112148002 gene encoding zinc-binding protein A33-like isoform X2, which produces MEVCRKHPGESKLFCKDEQRAFCPFCEFFQHQSHKVVPVEEAVRELKEELKSDLKSLQDKKMKYKEVEETYNQMIQHSKKQLLSTETQIRAEFNKLHQFLKEEEESRLAALREEEEQKRKTVSREMKRIQEQMSSLSESISAVEAELQKDKEAFLSSSKDTQSRARAQSSLSDPQLLSGALIDVAKHVGNLSFRVWEKMKEKVHFSPVLLDPNTACDVLYLSDDLTSVRVGETFQQLPDNPERNMKYFDVFGSEGFRSGKHSWEVEVGEHPYWFIGVVKESVNRKGECSASPKDGFWCLSHDNGKYTNGGQTVTVTKSLQKIRVQLDYDRGKVSFYNPEDMTHIYTHKDTFTEKLFPYFSVGKSGNAKTSKLQICPTD; this is translated from the coding sequence ATGGAGGTCTGCAGGAAACATCCAGGAGAATCCAAACTGTTCTGTAAAGACGAGCAGAGAGCTTTTTGTCCTTTCTGTGAGTTTTTTCAGCACCAGAGTCACAAAGTGGTTCCTGTAGAAGAAGCAGTCAgagagctgaaggaggagctgaaatCTGACTTAAAGTCTCTGcaggacaagaagatgaaataCAAAGAAGTGGAGGAAACATACAATCAGATGATTCAACACTCCaagaagcagctgctgtccacagagacacagatcagagcagagttcaacaagctccaccagttcctgaaggaggaagaggagtccaGACTGGCAGCtctgagggaggaagaggagcagaagagGAAGACTGTGAGCAGAGAGATGAAGAGGATCCAGGAGCAGATGTCCTCTCTGTCAGAAAGTATCAGTGCTGttgaagcagagctgcagaaagacAAGGAGGCGTTCCTCAGCAGTTCTAAAGACACTCAGAGCAGAGCCAGGGCCCAGAGCTCGCTGTCAGACCCACAGCTGCTCTCAGGAGCTCTGATAGATGTGGCCAAACATGTGGGCAACCTGTCCTTCAGAGTCTgggagaagatgaaggagaaggTCCACTTCAGCCCCGTCCTCCTGGACCCAAACACTGCATGTGATGTTCTTTATCTGTCTGATGATCTGACCAGTGTGAGAGTAGGAGAAACTTTTCAGCAGCTTCCTGACAATCCAGAGagaaacatgaaatattttgatgtttttggttcTGAGGGTTTCAGATCAGGGAAACACAGctgggaggtggaggtgggagaACATCCTTACTGGTTCATTGGTGTGGTTAAAGAGTCTGTTAACAGGAAGGGAGAATGTTCTGCTTCACCAAAAGATGGATTCTGGTGTTTATCACATGATAATGGAAAATACACTAACGGTGGTCAGACTGTCACTGTGACCAAGAGTCTCCAGAAGATCAGAGTCCAGCTGGACTATGACAGGGGGAAGGTGTCCTTCTACAACCCTGAAGACATGACTCACATCTACACTCACAAAGACACTTTCACTGAGAAACTTTTCCCATATTTCAGTGTTGGAAAatctggaaatgcaaaaacctctaaactccaaatctgtCCGACTGATTGA